GTGATTCGGTACTTACGCTACAATACTCGTTCTCAGATTTTTGCTAAGTCATTACCGATGCCGTTTGTGGAAGGCGGGCTTAAGCGATTGGAGTTGCTGAAGAAAACCCCTGAGCTACGGGAAAAGCTCTGGACGGTAGTGAAAGCGTTACAATCGGGCTTCCGAGAGCGAGGGTTCAATATTGGTACTACCCAATCTCCAGTGACTCCGGTTATTTTAAAAGGTGAGATAGTGGATGCTGCCGGACTGGCGTACGACCTTCGTGAGAACTTCAATATCTTCTGCTCGGTGGTTATCTACCCTGTAGTGCCTAAAGATATAATCATGCTTAGAATTATTCCTACTGCCATGCACACCCTGGCTGATGTGGAAGAAACAATAACCGCTTTTGAAAATGTTAAACATAAACTAGAGACCGGTGTTTACCATACAAGCGAGCTTGCTGCAGCATTTGAATAGTAACAAATCTCGCAGTTTTTATTGTTTTTAAGCCATATTGGCTATATTGGCACATAATTGTTAAATTTTTTTGTCCACAACTGAACTAACTATGAAACGATTTGATGAATTAAGAGATTTAGTAATGTCTTTAGAAGGTGACTTCGAGAAATTCTACGATAAAGAGAATCAGGCAGCCGGTACTCGAGTACGAAAAGGTATGCAAGATTTGAAGAACCTAGCCCAGGAGATTCGAGTAGAGGTTCAAGATATTAAGAACAAAGCTTCCTAAAGGCCAATACTAATCTGATTAGAAAGTAAAAGCAACTCTTCAACGAGTTGCTTTTTTTATGAAGCTTCGGCTTCCTTTTCCCCTGAAATTGATACAATACGAACGTAGCGCATAATTAGCTCGCACAGGTCGTAAAGTGTTTCGGCGCGAAACATAAGCTCATAGTAGGGGTGATGTTCAGGAATATCGCAGCCAATCCGGCATTTAGCCTGACTCAGTGTTAAAATCTTATCAAGTACTTGGTTGGACTCAGTATCGAGATGAATCAAATAATCGAAGCGACTGTTGACAAAATCGATAAGGTGTTCGGCTTTAAACTTACCAAAAGCTGATATATCTCGGTCGCTAAACTGAAGATAGCCAAATATCTTATTCCTGGCTCGGCGCTTGTCGTAGCAAAGCACCTGCACCTCCTTATGGTCAGCCGAAAGATGAGCAATAAAATCATCTACTGTATTCTGCTTCTCATGATCAGCCAGCGTAATTAATACTCCAATACGTTCTGCTTTCTCGTAATTTACCGTTTGGCGTTTCACTGTACTTTGCTTAAGCAATTTAGGCAGTTGGAAGCCAATAATTTTCTTGGTAAAGAACCACATTAGATAATCATTTAAATTAATCAAGCATCGCTAGAAATTCTTCTTCCGAGATAATCTGCACTTCTAATGATTCTGCTTTCTTCCGTTTAGCCGGACCCATATTCGTACCAGCTAACAAAAAATCTAGTTTGGCAGAAACCGATGAAAGTACTTTTCCCCCGTGCAACTTAATCTTTTCTTTAATTTCTTCTCGGCTAAGTTGCTCAAATACCCCAGAAACCACAAATGTCTTGCCGGATAATACCTGATTTTCAGGAGTTTGGTCGCTTATTTGTAAGCTGAACTGCAAGCCTGCCTGTTTTAGTTCATTCACCAACTGCTGATTTTCGGTATCGCGAAAATATTCTAGTACACTTTGAGCAATACGCTCGCCAATTTCCGGCACTTCAATCAGTTGTTCGTGAGAAGCAATCGCTAAGGAATCAACTGACCCGAAGTGTTCGGCTAACTTTTCTGCCACAGTGCGTCCCACGTAGCGAATTCCTAACGCAAAGAGCACGCGAGGAAAAGAAATTTGCTTCGAGGCTTCAATTCCGCTTAAAATATTCTGGGTAGCCTGTTCCTTGAACCCTTCCAAAGCAAAAATGTCATCAAACGATAGAGCGTACAAATTGGCTACGTTTTTTACTAATCCCTGTTCGTAAAATAGAGCCACCGTTTCTTTACCCATGCTATCGATATTCATCGCATTACGCTGGATAAAATGTTCAATACGTCCCTTTATTTGAGGTGGACAGCCCGCTTGGTTGGGGCAAAAGTGTACAGCTTCGCCCTCTTGTCGTACTAGTAAGGTATTGCATTCCGGGCAATGGGTTACGTATTGAATGGGCTGACTTTGAGCGGAACGTTGGCTGATGTCTACCCCGGTAATCTTCGGAATAATTTCTCCGCCTTTTTCCACCGAAACCGTATCGCCGTAGCGAACGCCCAGCCGCTCAATCTCATTAGCGTTGTGCAGTGAAGCTCGCTTAACGATGGTTCCCGCTAGAGCTACCGGCTCTAGGTTAGCTACGGGAGTAATGGCACCAGTACGGCCCACTTGGTACGTAATATCGCGCAAAATAGTAACCGCACTCTGGGTTTTATATTTGTAGGCAATAGCCCAGCGAGGACTTTTAGCCGTACTGCCCAGCAGTTTTTGCTGCTGGGTGCTATTCACCTTAATCACAATACCGTCGGTATCTAGGGGCAACTCGCTGCGTTTCTCTTCCCAACCATTAATGTACGCAGAAACCTCTTCAACCGACTGGCACTTACGGTAAGTAGGCGACACCTGAAATCCCCATTTTTCTAGCAAAGCGATA
This region of Tunicatimonas pelagia genomic DNA includes:
- a CDS encoding DUF6913 domain-containing protein; its protein translation is MWFFTKKIIGFQLPKLLKQSTVKRQTVNYEKAERIGVLITLADHEKQNTVDDFIAHLSADHKEVQVLCYDKRRARNKIFGYLQFSDRDISAFGKFKAEHLIDFVNSRFDYLIHLDTESNQVLDKILTLSQAKCRIGCDIPEHHPYYELMFRAETLYDLCELIMRYVRIVSISGEKEAEAS
- a CDS encoding histone H1, whose product is MKRFDELRDLVMSLEGDFEKFYDKENQAAGTRVRKGMQDLKNLAQEIRVEVQDIKNKAS
- the ligA gene encoding NAD-dependent DNA ligase LigA, translated to MTAEEAKSAIEQLSAKIRHYNHQYYQNSISEISDYAFDQLLEQLIQLEEQYPQYRYPDSPSQRVGGTITKDFETVFHTYPMLSLSNTYSEEELAEFDQRVAKALPEQAYEYFCELKFDGVAISLRYENGLLTLAATRGDGVRGDDITANAKTIRSLPLRVQAENLPPTFEVRGEVFMPRSVFDQLNQEREASGEALLANPRNTTSGTLKMQDSSLVAQRKLDCYLYSLATDGIHIETHQEAIALLEKWGFQVSPTYRKCQSVEEVSAYINGWEEKRSELPLDTDGIVIKVNSTQQQKLLGSTAKSPRWAIAYKYKTQSAVTILRDITYQVGRTGAITPVANLEPVALAGTIVKRASLHNANEIERLGVRYGDTVSVEKGGEIIPKITGVDISQRSAQSQPIQYVTHCPECNTLLVRQEGEAVHFCPNQAGCPPQIKGRIEHFIQRNAMNIDSMGKETVALFYEQGLVKNVANLYALSFDDIFALEGFKEQATQNILSGIEASKQISFPRVLFALGIRYVGRTVAEKLAEHFGSVDSLAIASHEQLIEVPEIGERIAQSVLEYFRDTENQQLVNELKQAGLQFSLQISDQTPENQVLSGKTFVVSGVFEQLSREEIKEKIKLHGGKVLSSVSAKLDFLLAGTNMGPAKRKKAESLEVQIISEEEFLAMLD